TATATCAAGTGTATTTCCTGCTTATAGAGCTGGAAAGCTTGAAACAATGGAGGCTTTAAGACATGAGTAATATTTTAGAACTGAAGAATATAAATAAAACATATAGGGGAAAAACTGAAGATTTACATATTTTAAAGGATTTAAACTTAGAGGTTGAAGAGGGAGAATTTATTTCAATTTTAGGTAAGTCTGGATCTGGAAAATCAACATTATTAGGTATAATAGGTCTTTTGGATAATTTTGATAGTGGAGAAATATATATAAATAATAACAAAATTGATAAATTTGAGTCTAATAAGTTAGACAGATTAAAAAATAAAGATTTAGGTTTCGTTTTTCAATTTCATTATTTATTACCAGAATTTACTGCTTTGGAAAATGTTATGATTCCCCGTTTAATAGAAGATTTTTCAAATAAAAAAATAATAGAAGAAAAAGCGAAAACATTATTGAAAAAAATAGGTCTAGGGGAAAGGTATAACAACAAACCTAGTCAATTATCAGGTGGAGAAAAGCAAAGGGTAGCAATAGCTAGGGCATTAATAAATGACCCTAAAATAATCTTAGCAGATGAACCTACAGGGAATTTAGATGAAGAAACAAGTGAAGAAATTCATAGGTTGTTGCAAAAAATAAATAAGGAAAATAATCAAACTATAATAGTTGTAACTCACTCAAAAGAGTTGGCTAATATAACAAACAAGCAATATTTTGTAAAACATGGAAAATTAGTTTTAGAAAAATAAAAATAAAAAAAAGGAATTATTTGAGTTATGGCGAATAATATTATAACAACAGAGGGTGAAGCACCCAGAGGAGTGATGATTTATGAAAGTTTCTATATTAGGAAGACATTTGACAATAACTAACGCAATTAACGATTACACAGAAAAGAAGGTTTTAAAATTAGAAAAATATTTTAATCGTATAGGAGACGTGTCAGTAACTTTATCAGCAGTTAAGTTGAAAACAGGACCATCACATACAGCGGAAATGATAACAAATGTTAACGGGAACGTGTTAAAAGCTGTTTCAACAGAAAAAGTTCTTTATGTTGCAATAGATAAAGCGGCTTCAATTTTAGAAGGACAAGTAAAAAAATATAAATCAAAATTAAGAGATGATAATACAGCTGAATCACCAAGAACTTTTAATTTTAATATGGATACAAATGAAGTTTCAACTAGTTGGACAAAACAAATAGTGAAAGTAGAACTTGAAGCTAAACCAATGAACTTAGAAGAAGCAATACTTCAAATGGAAACAATGGGAAAAGATTTCTATGTTTTCTTTAACGGTGATACTGAAGAAATGAATGTAGTTTATAAAAAAAGAGATGGAAATTACGCTCACATAGAACCAAGAGTGGAAAAATAAAAAAATACAGCATATAAAAATAGTGCATTTTCATGCACTATTTTTTATTTTTTGGATTTTAAAATTCAATTGTTCCTATAAATTTTCCATGTGAAAATAAATGTAAGAAACTATAATCTAAAGGATTTGATTTCACCTCTATTTCTTTTCCATCAAAACTTTTTAAAAGGTTATCCCTATACAATAAATTTTTGAATCTTAAAGCAGAGGATGAAATTTTTCTAGTTGAAGATTGAAGAAAAACATCTAGCACTCTAAATTGTAGTTGTTTTTCTAACAGTGTATAATCAATAATATAATTATATTTTGTTGAATCTAAATAAATGTAAGAATTTAAGAATGCATTTAAGTAATCAGATGAAATATTTTTATTTTTAAGTTTAAATTCTTTGTAAATATCTTCCTTTAAAAAATTTATAAATCTTAAAAGTTCGTTATTATTTGGAGTGTGAGAATACTCAGATAACTTTATTTTAGTTTCATCAAATATT
Above is a window of Fusobacterium sp. IOR10 DNA encoding:
- a CDS encoding ABC transporter ATP-binding protein, whose amino-acid sequence is MSNILELKNINKTYRGKTEDLHILKDLNLEVEEGEFISILGKSGSGKSTLLGIIGLLDNFDSGEIYINNNKIDKFESNKLDRLKNKDLGFVFQFHYLLPEFTALENVMIPRLIEDFSNKKIIEEKAKTLLKKIGLGERYNNKPSQLSGGEKQRVAIARALINDPKIILADEPTGNLDEETSEEIHRLLQKINKENNQTIIVVTHSKELANITNKQYFVKHGKLVLEK
- the hpf gene encoding ribosome hibernation-promoting factor, HPF/YfiA family, which gives rise to MKVSILGRHLTITNAINDYTEKKVLKLEKYFNRIGDVSVTLSAVKLKTGPSHTAEMITNVNGNVLKAVSTEKVLYVAIDKAASILEGQVKKYKSKLRDDNTAESPRTFNFNMDTNEVSTSWTKQIVKVELEAKPMNLEEAILQMETMGKDFYVFFNGDTEEMNVVYKKRDGNYAHIEPRVEK